One genomic segment of Rubripirellula tenax includes these proteins:
- a CDS encoding esterase/lipase family protein has translation MRTILVITLLTLAVAIVGGVTAESSAADENDFSDSDDSMTAHFNIPTKTGGGTQLWTDHVYRGGFRVQQNVWTGHWRLIDDADVRRAWGSREGCQAKLDRMKPLTAKPDATSQHVIVLLHGLMRTHHCMKPLEADFAKAGFTNVVRFSYASSRSSIGDHASALREIMEAMPTDTQFSFVGHSMGNIVVRHLIGDLQRASDPSGVLGRCRSMVMLGPPNQGAAIATRLAPTGVYGWLTGKGGLELGPQWKEFEGKLATPPFPFMIIAGDVSKNLIQNPLVDGSSDFVVSVEEATLEGAEAIETVAVLHSFLMNDAGANKMTVDFIKSH, from the coding sequence ATGCGTACGATCTTGGTGATAACCCTGCTGACACTTGCAGTTGCGATCGTTGGTGGTGTGACGGCCGAATCGTCCGCGGCCGATGAAAACGACTTTTCGGACTCTGATGACTCCATGACCGCACACTTCAATATTCCAACTAAAACCGGCGGCGGCACCCAGCTTTGGACAGATCACGTCTATCGCGGCGGCTTTCGCGTTCAACAGAATGTCTGGACTGGCCACTGGCGGTTGATCGACGATGCCGACGTTCGTCGCGCATGGGGATCGCGTGAAGGATGCCAAGCAAAACTGGACCGGATGAAACCGTTGACCGCTAAGCCCGACGCGACATCACAGCACGTGATCGTGTTGCTGCACGGATTGATGCGCACCCATCACTGCATGAAACCATTGGAAGCAGACTTCGCGAAGGCTGGATTCACGAACGTTGTCCGGTTTTCCTATGCCAGCAGCCGCAGCTCGATTGGCGATCATGCCTCGGCGTTGCGCGAGATTATGGAAGCGATGCCGACCGACACTCAATTCAGTTTCGTCGGACACAGCATGGGTAACATCGTCGTTCGACACCTTATCGGCGACCTGCAACGAGCCAGTGACCCCAGCGGTGTACTCGGTCGATGCCGATCAATGGTGATGCTGGGGCCTCCCAACCAGGGTGCCGCAATCGCCACCCGACTGGCGCCGACGGGCGTCTACGGTTGGCTGACCGGGAAAGGTGGCCTAGAACTGGGACCGCAATGGAAAGAATTCGAAGGGAAACTGGCCACACCACCCTTTCCGTTCATGATCATCGCCGGCGACGTCTCGAAAAACCTGATTCAAAACCCGTTGGTCGACGGCAGCAGCGATTTTGTGGTCAGTGTCGAAGAAGCAACACTCGAGGGCGCCGAGGCGATTGAAACGGTCGCAGTACTGCACAGCTTCTTGATGAACGACGCCGGTGCAAACAAAATGACCGTCGACTTCATCAAGTCGCACTAG
- a CDS encoding ThiF family adenylyltransferase, with translation MTNSPENRYARQIQFSPIGENGQQRIAAASVAVLGCGALGTVAAEILARAGVGKLTLIDRDVVEWTNLQRQSLYDETDAREGRSKAGAACDRIRMINSTIGVKPIVADVAAGNVRELLGGSDLVIDAADNFAIRFLLNDWSLATKTAWVHGGCVGASGQVRLFTGNGKPCFRCVVPEPPPASAVQTCDTAGVVGAATHTIASLQATEAIKWLSGNRDVIRGTMLSIDLWHNRIREIEIPLSLSSDCPACANADYQFLEGGRGIADESAAVLCGRDAVQINRATNKTIDLSGMANRWSGLGRVQSTPFFVRLYPNDATTITLFRDGRVVVTGTDQISEARGLCDRYIGG, from the coding sequence ATGACCAATTCTCCTGAAAACCGTTACGCCCGCCAGATCCAATTCTCACCGATTGGCGAGAACGGTCAGCAACGCATTGCTGCTGCTTCGGTCGCCGTGCTGGGATGCGGTGCGCTTGGTACGGTGGCTGCAGAGATTTTGGCCCGTGCCGGCGTCGGCAAATTAACGTTGATCGATCGCGACGTGGTCGAGTGGACCAATCTGCAGCGGCAATCGCTCTACGATGAAACCGACGCGCGCGAGGGACGCTCCAAAGCCGGCGCTGCATGCGATCGAATTCGGATGATCAACAGCACCATTGGCGTCAAGCCGATCGTGGCGGACGTGGCCGCTGGAAATGTACGTGAGCTTTTGGGAGGTTCTGATCTGGTGATCGATGCGGCGGACAACTTCGCGATTCGGTTCTTGCTGAACGATTGGTCGCTGGCTACGAAAACCGCATGGGTGCACGGCGGTTGCGTTGGCGCTTCCGGCCAAGTCCGATTGTTCACTGGAAACGGAAAACCTTGCTTCCGATGCGTCGTCCCCGAACCGCCGCCGGCCTCGGCAGTGCAAACGTGCGATACAGCCGGCGTCGTCGGTGCGGCCACTCACACGATCGCAAGCCTTCAAGCAACCGAAGCGATCAAGTGGTTGTCCGGAAATCGTGATGTGATCCGTGGCACGATGCTGTCGATCGATCTGTGGCACAATCGTATTCGCGAAATCGAGATTCCCCTGTCGTTGTCCAGCGACTGCCCGGCATGCGCCAACGCAGACTATCAATTTCTTGAAGGCGGACGTGGGATCGCGGATGAATCGGCTGCGGTCCTTTGTGGGCGCGATGCCGTGCAGATCAACCGCGCCACCAACAAGACAATCGACTTATCCGGCATGGCCAACCGGTGGAGCGGGCTCGGCCGCGTCCAATCGACGCCCTTTTTCGTGCGGCTGTATCCCAATGACGCCACGACGATCACCCTTTTCCGCGACGGACGGGTGGTGGTCACGGGAACGGACCAGATCAGCGAAGCCCGCGGCCTGTGTGATCGCTACATTGGTGGTTGA